A single window of Metallosphaera hakonensis JCM 8857 = DSM 7519 DNA harbors:
- a CDS encoding 5-formyltetrahydrofolate cyclo-ligase, protein MEKQEIRELIWKKLEDEGIASFPRPVHGRIPNFKGSERAAVVLSGLKEFKVAKLIKVNPDAPQRKVRELALRSGKTVLVPTPRLRGEFFLLDPSRVDPAEASSISGFTRLGERVDIYNVERVDLIVVGSVAVTRRGERVGKGEGYSELEYAMLRELGKIDASTPVITTVHPVQIVEEIPTMPYDVSVDVIVSPEEVIRTGGGHKPEGLLLEFLTREKIEETPFLKEFLIRFHRKQQ, encoded by the coding sequence ATGGAGAAGCAGGAGATAAGGGAGCTGATCTGGAAAAAACTGGAGGATGAGGGAATAGCTTCCTTTCCAAGGCCTGTTCACGGTAGAATTCCCAACTTCAAGGGTTCGGAAAGGGCCGCAGTGGTCCTATCGGGATTGAAGGAATTTAAGGTGGCGAAGCTGATCAAGGTTAACCCTGACGCTCCCCAAAGGAAGGTCAGGGAACTGGCCCTGAGGTCAGGGAAGACGGTGTTAGTTCCTACCCCCAGGTTGAGGGGAGAGTTCTTCCTGCTTGATCCGTCGAGAGTGGATCCTGCCGAGGCCTCCTCGATATCCGGGTTCACAAGGCTAGGGGAGAGGGTGGATATATACAACGTGGAGAGGGTGGACCTGATTGTCGTTGGCTCAGTTGCCGTAACCAGGAGAGGAGAGAGGGTGGGGAAGGGTGAGGGTTACAGCGAACTGGAGTACGCAATGCTTAGGGAACTGGGTAAGATAGATGCCTCGACTCCGGTGATCACCACGGTTCACCCGGTTCAGATCGTGGAAGAAATACCAACCATGCCCTACGACGTTTCCGTTGACGTGATAGTTTCTCCCGAGGAAGTGATCAGGACCGGAGGGGGACATAAGCCCGAGGGACTCCTTCTGGAGTTCTTGACTCGGGAGAAGATTGAAGAAACCCCTTTCCTGAAGGAGTTTCTAATAAGGTTTCACCGGAAACAACAGTGA
- a CDS encoding sulfite exporter TauE/SafE family protein, whose amino-acid sequence MDLILALIVIGIAVGALTGITGSSGVLIVVPALSYLGLSFVDSVGTSLWVDIITTISVILVYFRHGNVDLKVSLILGVGAILGAQIGSRIAFVTPDRVLEVIFTLFTTYMAYVSFRRSRNPKLNIRKVNIGTLSYAFAPLLSILIGVVTGTLGASGGIMFIAVMMLLFSMDVKRMIGTATLAMLLSALSGGVAYSMAGRVDVLGSVVIGVSALISGFFFARLANTMRPSIIYAFLGSVFVITSLSEAIKVI is encoded by the coding sequence ATGGATTTGATATTGGCCCTGATCGTCATCGGGATCGCAGTGGGTGCACTCACAGGAATTACGGGTTCCAGCGGTGTCCTGATCGTCGTTCCTGCCCTCTCTTACTTGGGGCTCAGCTTCGTGGATTCGGTGGGCACTAGTTTGTGGGTGGACATAATTACAACCATCTCCGTTATCCTGGTCTACTTCAGACACGGGAACGTAGACCTCAAGGTCTCACTGATACTTGGTGTTGGGGCTATACTGGGTGCGCAAATAGGGTCAAGGATAGCCTTCGTAACTCCTGATAGGGTCCTGGAGGTCATCTTCACTCTATTCACAACATATATGGCCTACGTCTCCTTCAGAAGGTCAAGGAATCCCAAACTCAACATCCGAAAAGTCAATATTGGAACGTTAAGTTACGCCTTTGCCCCACTCCTCAGTATATTGATAGGGGTGGTTACGGGTACCCTGGGAGCCAGCGGTGGGATAATGTTCATCGCCGTTATGATGCTACTGTTCTCCATGGACGTTAAGAGGATGATAGGGACGGCAACTCTTGCCATGTTGCTCTCAGCCTTGAGCGGTGGGGTAGCCTACTCCATGGCGGGGAGGGTGGATGTTTTAGGTTCGGTTGTGATCGGGGTATCGGCCCTTATCTCTGGATTCTTCTTCGCGAGGTTAGCCAACACCATGAGGCCTTCCATCATATATGCGTTCTTGGGGAGCGTTTTCGTAATTACCTCGCTAAGTGAGGCAATTAAAGTGATCTAG
- a CDS encoding ABC transporter ATP-binding protein codes for MSFVDVKNLTVTYLGRATPFLTIDRLQLRRGESVLVVGKSGSGKSTLVNVINGVIPHMISAKVEGDISVMGFDPRVTPIYEMSKRVGTLLQDPESQVFHHLVKDEVAFGPENYALPRTEILERIEEASRVTGIYDLLERETSTLSGGELQRTVLASVLALRPEALIMDEPTSSIDPQGTAEILGLIRSLREKGTSMIIVEHKVEMILQFVDRIILVDHGRIALDLPKEEIRHHAHTLLKAGVEVPYDLVGRPSPIPRKTVGETLLRAKVNVRTKEGRTIVNTEIDLRKGEVVALMGRNGSGKTTLLKAIMGLLDRLESRTEVFVDGVDLSKKPYWIRGKYIAYLPQNFDVMFVKRTVEDEVKFSSKDPDYYLKAFSLAHLRKEDPLTLSFGQRRRVAMASLLGKGQRIAMLDEPTSGQDWYHREVLGREINDLKERGISFLVVTHDSRFVEMFCDRVILMDQGKITARGTPEQVLHLTR; via the coding sequence ATGAGTTTCGTGGACGTGAAGAACCTAACTGTGACCTACCTAGGGAGAGCTACTCCGTTCTTAACCATTGATAGGCTCCAACTGAGAAGAGGCGAGTCCGTTCTCGTTGTAGGTAAATCGGGTTCGGGAAAGTCCACCCTAGTCAACGTTATCAACGGCGTCATACCCCACATGATCTCAGCCAAAGTTGAAGGGGACATATCTGTGATGGGATTCGATCCTAGAGTGACACCAATTTACGAGATGTCCAAGAGGGTGGGAACTCTACTTCAAGACCCGGAATCCCAGGTCTTCCATCACCTAGTGAAGGACGAAGTGGCCTTTGGTCCAGAGAACTATGCCCTTCCCAGGACAGAGATCCTGGAGAGGATTGAAGAGGCCTCAAGGGTAACAGGGATTTATGACCTCCTAGAGAGGGAGACTTCGACTCTCTCGGGAGGTGAACTCCAGCGAACGGTCCTAGCTTCAGTCCTTGCCCTTAGGCCGGAGGCGCTGATAATGGATGAGCCCACGTCAAGTATTGACCCTCAGGGTACGGCGGAGATCTTGGGTTTAATCAGGAGTCTCAGGGAGAAGGGGACCAGCATGATCATTGTGGAGCACAAGGTAGAGATGATACTTCAATTCGTGGATAGAATAATCCTCGTGGATCATGGGAGAATAGCCCTCGATCTACCCAAGGAGGAAATTAGGCATCATGCCCACACCTTGCTCAAGGCTGGAGTGGAGGTTCCCTATGATCTAGTGGGTAGACCCAGCCCAATACCCAGGAAGACTGTAGGTGAGACCCTGTTGAGAGCCAAGGTTAACGTAAGAACTAAGGAGGGGAGAACCATAGTGAACACTGAGATAGACCTGAGGAAGGGAGAAGTGGTTGCGCTCATGGGTAGGAACGGTTCAGGAAAGACAACGTTGTTGAAGGCCATCATGGGACTCCTGGATAGACTGGAGAGTAGGACTGAGGTCTTCGTAGACGGAGTCGATCTGTCCAAAAAACCCTACTGGATCAGGGGTAAGTACATTGCCTATCTCCCTCAAAACTTTGACGTTATGTTCGTTAAGAGAACGGTTGAGGACGAAGTTAAGTTCTCCTCCAAAGATCCTGACTATTACCTGAAGGCGTTCTCCCTAGCACACTTGAGGAAGGAGGATCCCCTAACCTTATCCTTCGGACAGAGGAGGAGGGTGGCCATGGCCTCTCTTCTAGGCAAGGGTCAAAGGATCGCCATGTTGGACGAACCCACGAGTGGTCAGGATTGGTATCACAGAGAAGTGTTGGGGAGGGAGATAAACGATCTTAAGGAGAGAGGGATCTCGTTTCTGGTTGTAACCCACGATTCGAGGTTCGTGGAGATGTTCTGCGATAGGGTAATACTAATGGATCAAGGTAAGATCACGGCCCGCGGAACTCCAGAGCAGGTCCTCCACTTGACTAGGTGA
- a CDS encoding energy-coupling factor transporter transmembrane component T family protein, producing the protein MNTVIVNLISWFIVFYGVALPVMIIFGVIRIAGFKEITRFEKGEGLLYRLNPLTKVALGVGVMVVASVTIWWIGALLTLGISLLYLTLRDGLRKFVYLMALVFSSLIISTWSVAPYVPTSILSLVFPNPSSYHVIWTWPSYFSVMGYQSNLTEEALIYGIQIGFRVTAVLASSLLLALTTTTSDIFRMFTKLKVPLSLTFTLLVGVKTVPRIFELLDSSVKMQFIRRFGEKPAPLRPIFFIYGGILGIVPTMIYLLRGAKTMAISADTRGFRASPKRTEIRELSFGREDYVILLVVVGLLILGVLANLLGFGRFIPYVGS; encoded by the coding sequence ATGAACACCGTTATAGTTAACCTGATAAGTTGGTTCATAGTTTTCTATGGAGTTGCCCTTCCCGTCATGATAATCTTCGGGGTTATAAGGATAGCCGGGTTCAAGGAGATAACTAGGTTCGAAAAAGGTGAGGGTCTACTCTACAGACTTAATCCCCTCACCAAGGTTGCCCTTGGAGTAGGGGTCATGGTCGTTGCCTCCGTTACCATCTGGTGGATAGGAGCGCTCTTGACTCTGGGGATTTCCCTACTCTACTTGACCCTGAGAGATGGACTAAGGAAGTTCGTCTACTTGATGGCCCTAGTCTTCAGTAGCTTAATCATATCCACGTGGAGCGTTGCCCCCTACGTGCCGACGTCCATTCTCTCCTTGGTTTTCCCTAACCCCTCCAGTTACCACGTAATTTGGACCTGGCCCTCCTACTTCTCAGTGATGGGCTATCAAAGTAACCTGACCGAGGAGGCCCTGATTTACGGGATTCAGATAGGCTTCAGGGTCACCGCAGTCTTAGCTTCGAGCCTTCTCCTTGCGCTGACCACAACCACATCGGACATCTTCAGGATGTTCACCAAGCTCAAGGTACCCTTGTCCCTAACGTTCACTCTCCTGGTAGGGGTAAAGACTGTGCCAAGAATATTTGAGCTCTTGGACTCGTCGGTTAAGATGCAGTTCATTCGACGCTTCGGCGAGAAACCTGCGCCACTTAGACCCATATTCTTTATCTACGGGGGAATTCTAGGCATTGTACCCACCATGATTTACCTCTTGAGAGGTGCTAAAACCATGGCCATCTCAGCTGACACCAGGGGGTTCAGGGCTAGTCCCAAGAGAACGGAGATCAGGGAGTTGAGCTTCGGGAGAGAGGACTACGTGATTCTCCTCGTTGTGGTGGGGTTGTTGATCTTGGGAGTTCTAGCAAACCTTTTGGGCTTCGGGAGGTTCATCCCCTATGTCGGTTCGTAG
- a CDS encoding alkaline phosphatase family protein, with the protein MSVRSLVFLLLLAILPHLTNSGTVTPIQHVIIVVDENHSFDNIFGIYPFGYPPVRDNVTLSVMRPENYLSQGFPSIPWIPGVPIYTGPYLLNSSTPPDPQEGYTAYHLDYWYGTTQGFPLFSGSQSLGYFSYEQVGVLWDYAEEYVLFDNFYSPVLDVTEPNRIADLVGLPPTFHNDEASGIYAFNQTIMYQLSLHNVSWDYFVYDLEGTPWPISTLRGVSGFENHFQNLSNFFMDLRNGSLPSVSWVMFLGGGSDKYDMHPPNNVTLGAEEFANVVNAVMESSVWNSTVIFFTFDEGGGYYDQIVPPAINGTSFGQRIPLLLISPYAKEGFVDNYTTSGYTLLGFVDYNWRLPWLTQWVEQSDVNGLLMGFNFSHPRPPLVLTAKNWSCPVPLQYSIHYGYVAIISHPIDPGLYSLQLNDVRLMILSLIMILALLLLRRRKGFRRR; encoded by the coding sequence ATGTCGGTTCGTAGCTTGGTGTTCCTTCTCCTCTTGGCTATTCTCCCCCACTTGACCAACTCAGGAACCGTGACCCCAATTCAACACGTCATAATAGTAGTGGACGAGAACCACTCTTTCGACAACATCTTCGGGATATACCCATTTGGTTACCCACCCGTGAGAGACAACGTCACCTTGAGCGTAATGAGACCAGAAAATTACCTCAGTCAGGGCTTCCCTTCAATCCCTTGGATACCAGGAGTGCCTATCTACACCGGTCCCTATCTCCTGAACTCCAGTACTCCCCCAGACCCACAGGAGGGATACACCGCGTATCACCTGGATTACTGGTACGGAACTACCCAAGGTTTCCCTCTCTTCTCGGGGAGTCAATCCCTGGGTTACTTCTCCTATGAACAAGTGGGAGTTCTATGGGACTACGCTGAGGAGTACGTCCTCTTTGACAACTTTTACTCTCCAGTTCTAGACGTGACTGAACCCAACAGGATAGCTGATCTGGTGGGTTTACCTCCAACTTTTCATAACGACGAGGCGTCTGGGATCTATGCGTTTAACCAAACCATTATGTATCAGCTCTCTTTGCATAACGTCTCCTGGGATTACTTCGTCTATGATCTTGAGGGAACTCCATGGCCCATCTCAACGTTGAGGGGAGTCTCGGGATTTGAGAACCATTTCCAAAACCTTAGTAACTTCTTCATGGACTTGAGAAACGGGTCACTTCCCAGCGTTAGCTGGGTTATGTTCCTGGGAGGTGGAAGCGACAAGTACGATATGCATCCTCCCAATAACGTAACGTTGGGGGCAGAGGAGTTCGCTAACGTGGTCAACGCGGTGATGGAGAGCAGTGTCTGGAACAGCACCGTAATCTTCTTCACATTTGACGAGGGTGGAGGTTATTATGATCAGATTGTCCCGCCTGCGATCAATGGAACAAGTTTCGGTCAGAGGATTCCCCTCCTCCTCATTTCCCCTTACGCTAAGGAAGGCTTCGTGGACAACTACACCACTTCAGGATACACTTTGCTAGGATTCGTGGACTATAACTGGAGATTACCCTGGCTCACCCAGTGGGTAGAGCAGAGTGACGTAAACGGTCTCCTGATGGGTTTCAACTTCTCCCACCCCAGGCCTCCCCTTGTACTTACCGCCAAGAACTGGAGCTGTCCCGTTCCTCTTCAATACTCCATACATTACGGATACGTGGCGATTATTAGTCATCCCATAGATCCAGGGCTGTACTCACTCCAACTGAACGACGTCAGACTCATGATTCTTTCTTTGATCATGATTCTAGCCCTACTTCTCTTGAGAAGGCGTAAGGGGTTTCGCCGAAGATAG
- a CDS encoding GNAT family N-acetyltransferase: MNVKVGENQFRLIEANERDVNDYLDFMGILSTDPENYTLTRYSKLDRRRIEEWSRNWGKATTLILAYHGMRVAGMIQSSKGRYFGLERQAHVAEVAYAVGKDFRGSGLIYALFNYLLERVDVKIFTAWVDDRNAKSQRVLENLGFTRCCKIDEFMYSENEKEFVNLWFYKSRIDTVREKMRKYIERFKIEMIS, from the coding sequence ATGAACGTGAAGGTAGGTGAAAACCAGTTTCGGCTCATTGAAGCCAATGAACGAGACGTTAACGATTACTTGGACTTCATGGGTATCCTCTCCACTGACCCTGAAAACTACACCCTAACCAGGTATAGTAAACTGGATAGACGAAGGATAGAGGAGTGGTCAAGAAACTGGGGAAAAGCAACTACCTTGATCTTGGCCTATCACGGAATGAGGGTGGCAGGTATGATTCAATCAAGTAAGGGTAGATATTTTGGTCTCGAGAGGCAAGCCCACGTGGCAGAGGTAGCATATGCGGTGGGGAAGGATTTCAGAGGGAGCGGGCTAATCTATGCTCTCTTCAATTACCTACTGGAGAGAGTTGACGTAAAGATATTTACCGCTTGGGTAGATGATAGGAACGCTAAGTCTCAAAGAGTATTGGAAAACTTGGGGTTCACCAGATGTTGTAAGATAGATGAATTCATGTACTCAGAGAACGAGAAGGAGTTCGTGAATTTGTGGTTCTATAAATCAAGAATAGACACAGTGAGAGAGAAAATGAGGAAGTACATTGAGAGATTCAAGATAGAGATGATATCGTGA
- a CDS encoding HEPN domain-containing protein: MKNTNNNDLAKSYVRQAEERIKHSKEALNEGSYPYVVRQCLEAVELLLIASLRYVGIESPKFHDVGYLLGRRKTDFRNGFKRIDELAYYSKVLRSEREPAMYGEGTGATPEELYSKFDAENASKMCNIVYELVKKLIKTD; this comes from the coding sequence GTGAAGAATACGAATAACAATGATCTCGCGAAATCTTACGTTAGACAAGCCGAAGAGAGGATCAAACATTCTAAAGAAGCGTTAAATGAAGGTAGTTATCCCTATGTGGTTAGACAATGCCTAGAGGCCGTGGAACTACTCCTTATAGCTTCCTTGAGATATGTGGGCATAGAATCACCTAAATTTCACGACGTCGGATATCTCCTAGGAAGGAGAAAGACAGATTTCCGCAATGGTTTCAAGAGAATAGATGAGTTGGCGTACTATTCTAAAGTCTTAAGAAGTGAAAGAGAACCAGCAATGTATGGAGAGGGGACTGGAGCCACACCTGAAGAACTATATTCAAAGTTTGACGCTGAAAATGCTTCCAAAATGTGCAACATTGTTTACGAACTTGTGAAAAAGCTCATTAAAACTGACTAA
- a CDS encoding nucleotidyltransferase domain-containing protein yields MIDPYKSLLEKLVKTLLNAFGDRLISVVVYGSVARGDNRKDSDVDLLLVIRDLPKTMTERIVLFEKAEREIRDDMEKLMNQGYYVTFSPVMKTPEEAVRFSPLYMDMTEDAVILYDRDSFFKKVLNETREKLQRLGFERVWLSEKAWYWRKKDYKFGEVIDFG; encoded by the coding sequence GTGATAGATCCTTACAAGAGCCTCCTAGAGAAACTGGTTAAAACCTTGTTGAATGCTTTCGGTGATAGGTTAATCTCTGTGGTAGTTTACGGAAGCGTAGCAAGGGGAGACAACAGGAAGGACAGTGACGTAGATTTGTTACTGGTCATAAGGGATTTACCTAAGACGATGACCGAGAGGATAGTTCTTTTCGAGAAAGCTGAAAGGGAGATTCGAGACGATATGGAAAAGCTCATGAATCAAGGGTATTACGTAACCTTTTCTCCCGTGATGAAAACGCCGGAGGAGGCAGTAAGGTTTTCCCCTCTATACATGGACATGACGGAAGATGCCGTAATCCTATATGACAGGGATAGCTTCTTTAAAAAAGTACTAAACGAGACTAGGGAAAAGTTGCAGAGATTGGGTTTCGAGAGAGTCTGGTTGTCTGAAAAAGCGTGGTATTGGAGGAAGAAGGACTACAAATTCGGAGAAGTGATAGACTTCGGGTGA
- a CDS encoding PaREP1 family protein: MTESITKPWTDTKRYQMDRFKEALYEADLAERFLNDGLIRNSAGKAYQAVKAYVAGISVNHRDSLSKYYPGKRRISPTKVVDRVDWIIAIMPSSRLREIVSIVGDEKLRLVTEIALDLHDFQYNGFDRDVEISRYTGEELVKKDILLTVEFIKSRLSTLEY; this comes from the coding sequence ATGACGGAATCGATTACTAAACCTTGGACTGACACCAAAAGGTATCAGATGGATAGATTCAAGGAGGCTTTATATGAGGCGGACTTGGCTGAGAGGTTTCTAAACGATGGTCTCATCAGGAATTCGGCAGGTAAGGCCTATCAGGCAGTAAAAGCTTACGTAGCAGGAATTTCCGTAAATCATAGAGATTCACTTTCAAAATATTACCCCGGAAAAAGAAGAATTTCTCCTACGAAGGTCGTAGACAGAGTGGACTGGATAATTGCAATAATGCCGAGCAGTAGGTTGAGGGAGATAGTATCAATTGTGGGTGATGAGAAACTTAGGTTGGTCACCGAGATAGCGTTAGATCTTCACGACTTTCAATATAACGGATTTGATAGGGATGTAGAGATCTCTAGATATACTGGGGAAGAGCTAGTTAAGAAGGATATACTCCTTACTGTGGAGTTCATAAAGAGTAGACTCTCAACTTTAGAGTACTAG